One Scytonema millei VB511283 DNA window includes the following coding sequences:
- a CDS encoding TolC family protein, with the protein MKQQHLFLVRNFCSSLAVALLATELIKIEPAPAIASETPSVDNAIAMKSEPSKTQSIKATKQAYLQANGSFHHSQASVLLSNQEIGSRESGVGSRGKRAEEQRGRGVEEHQPSSRHVAPASTVNRQPSTINRQPSTVNHQPSTINRQLPTTVSQQPTTKPKPAQPPANSQLNDRKAQIPSYLNPNPNPLRFPTKPEEVQVVGAQPITFQQALDLAQRNSTQLREARLNVERSQAQLRQALAAEYPRLDLGAGVTNTGRYLFSEEPEPSFFQPDIDNSDTDVSGNLSLSYDLFTSGLRPANIRAAEEQLRFNRLDLERTQEELRLNVANDYYELQRADEQVRIQRSSVNNAQASLRDAQALEQAGVGTRFAVLQAQVQLAQATQRLTDALSQQRIARRQIATRINLNDSIVVTAADPVGVAGQWNFSLEDSIVLAFRNRAELEQQLAQRNISEQQRRAALAELGPRISLAAEYNLSDTFDDGTNFEDGYSLGGRLNLSLFDGGAARARARQEEADIAIAETNFAGQRNQIRFEVEQAFSQLQSNLENIQTTSVALEQSREALRLARLRFQAGVGTQTEVIDAEDDLTQAEGDRVNAILNYNRALAQIQRSISSGQQR; encoded by the coding sequence GTGAAACAACAGCATTTATTTCTAGTGCGTAACTTTTGTTCGAGTCTAGCTGTAGCACTCTTAGCAACAGAGCTAATTAAGATCGAACCAGCACCAGCGATCGCGAGCGAAACTCCGTCTGTCGATAATGCGATCGCGATGAAATCTGAACCTAGTAAAACTCAGTCAATTAAAGCTACCAAACAAGCTTACCTGCAAGCAAACGGCTCGTTCCATCACTCCCAAGCCTCGGTTCTCTTGTCAAACCAGGAAATTGGGAGTCGGGAGTCGGGAGTCGGGAGTCGGGGGAAGAGAGCAGAGGAGCAGAGGGGCAGAGGAGTAGAGGAGCATCAACCGTCTTCACGGCATGTAGCGCCAGCGTCAACCGTCAACCGTCAACCGTCAACCATCAACCGTCAACCATCAACCGTCAACCATCAACCGTCAACCATCAACCGTCAACTACCAACAACTGTAAGCCAACAACCAACAACCAAACCTAAACCAGCCCAGCCGCCTGCTAATTCTCAGTTAAACGATCGCAAGGCTCAAATACCTAGTTATCTCAATCCCAATCCCAATCCGCTGCGATTTCCCACCAAACCAGAAGAAGTACAGGTTGTGGGCGCTCAACCAATTACTTTCCAGCAGGCGTTAGACCTAGCACAGCGCAACAGCACGCAGCTGCGAGAAGCAAGGCTGAACGTAGAACGGAGTCAAGCACAGCTACGACAGGCTTTAGCAGCAGAATATCCCCGCTTAGATCTGGGTGCTGGTGTAACAAATACCGGTCGATATCTTTTCAGCGAAGAGCCAGAGCCATCTTTCTTTCAGCCAGATATCGATAATAGCGATACTGATGTCAGCGGCAATCTCTCGCTCAGCTATGATTTATTCACTTCTGGTTTACGTCCTGCTAACATTCGCGCTGCCGAAGAACAGTTACGTTTTAATCGGTTAGATTTAGAACGGACGCAGGAAGAACTACGCCTTAACGTTGCCAATGATTATTACGAATTGCAACGAGCTGACGAACAAGTACGGATTCAGCGATCTTCTGTCAACAATGCTCAGGCAAGTTTACGCGATGCCCAAGCCTTAGAACAAGCTGGGGTAGGAACTCGCTTTGCCGTCCTCCAAGCTCAGGTACAGTTGGCACAGGCTACCCAAAGATTAACCGATGCCTTAAGCCAGCAGCGGATTGCCCGCCGTCAAATTGCCACGCGAATTAATTTAAACGACTCCATCGTGGTTACGGCTGCCGATCCGGTAGGAGTTGCCGGACAGTGGAACTTTTCCTTAGAAGACAGTATTGTGCTTGCTTTTAGAAATCGTGCCGAACTAGAACAACAATTAGCACAGCGTAATATTAGCGAACAACAACGGCGTGCTGCCTTAGCTGAATTAGGACCGCGAATTAGTCTTGCTGCCGAATATAACCTGAGTGATACCTTTGACGATGGCACAAACTTTGAAGATGGCTACTCTTTAGGAGGAAGATTAAACTTAAGTTTATTTGATGGTGGAGCGGCAAGAGCGAGAGCTAGGCAGGAAGAGGCGGATATCGCGATCGCTGAAACTAATTTTGCCGGACAGCGCAACCAAATTCGCTTTGAAGTAGAACAAGCTTTCTCTCAGTTGCAGTCTAACTTAGAAAACATTCAAACAACCTCTGTTGCTTTAGAACAATCGCGGGAAGCGCTGCGATTGGCACGCCTCAGATTTCAAGCAGGTGTAGGGACGCAAACAGAAGTGATTGATGCTGAGGATGACTTAACTCAAGCGGAAGGCGATCGAGTCAATGCGATTCTAAACTACAACCGCGCCTTAGCTCAGATTCAGCGATCGATTAGCTCTGGTCAGCAACGCTGA
- a CDS encoding tetratricopeptide repeat protein → MDPNSSLGHGGEARVFTVPQNEALVAKVYHKPREIQASKLTAMLANPPDNPMAGQGHISIAWPEELLRSTDGSNRVVGFLMPRVKGMHSLLDFYNPKTRRQKCPFFNYLYLHRTARNIAAAMGALHARGYCVGDVNESNILASDTALVTLVDTDSFQVRDLQTAAIYRCGVGKPEFTPPELQGKNFGQIDRAPEHDLFGLAVLIFQLLMEGTHPFSGIYQGSGDPPPYAARIAAGHFTYGSKPVPYKPTPIAPNWEILHPSLRQLFVKCFDAGHSQPHLRPNAQTWQAALKEAENALTTCSANNQHRYSDHLQSCPWCERAVKLGGRDPFPSLEAVRQKKHLQPLPPKRTPTVYRQYRALDRSAAYYSSATLSKHAPLFLTLPRSHRRLSRRKFNLMMMGTFSLGAVSLILLMQVLSDVQLPFDSRFSVTSIPEPPSDGKVAAKSGNNFVAYYKQGDAYYKVGDYEGAIDNYDRAIKLNPKDAQVYLNRGNALYEVAQHSGDPDRTYRRAIEDFNRTLGLKPNQAEAYLSRGMVRYEIAQYSKNPEKEYQQAIQDFDRSLRLNPRAAKALVKRGIVHYKLAQYKGDLSTGYKAAIGDFNRALSIDSQEAEAYLKRGIVRYELAQYSGQSDREAVEDLQTAAKLFLKQGNIEEYQLALGNICVALDKNCDSFLRNPEKFILSNPQSLPGEGKPK, encoded by the coding sequence TTGGACCCCAACTCTAGCCTCGGACATGGGGGAGAAGCCCGTGTCTTTACTGTACCGCAGAACGAGGCACTAGTAGCAAAGGTTTATCACAAGCCTAGAGAGATTCAGGCATCTAAGCTTACGGCAATGCTTGCTAACCCGCCAGATAACCCTATGGCAGGGCAAGGACATATTTCGATCGCTTGGCCTGAAGAGTTGCTGAGGTCAACTGATGGCAGCAATCGGGTGGTCGGCTTTCTGATGCCGCGAGTCAAAGGGATGCACTCCCTACTCGATTTTTACAATCCTAAAACGCGACGGCAAAAATGCCCGTTCTTTAACTACCTCTATCTCCATCGAACTGCCCGTAATATTGCCGCTGCTATGGGGGCGCTGCACGCACGCGGCTATTGCGTTGGAGATGTGAACGAATCTAACATCTTAGCCAGCGATACTGCTCTCGTCACCCTTGTCGATACGGATTCGTTTCAAGTTCGCGACCTGCAAACGGCAGCTATTTATCGCTGCGGGGTCGGGAAGCCAGAGTTTACGCCGCCAGAACTGCAAGGAAAGAATTTCGGACAGATCGATCGCGCTCCAGAACACGATTTATTTGGGCTAGCAGTCCTGATCTTCCAACTGCTGATGGAAGGGACGCACCCGTTTTCAGGAATTTATCAAGGTAGCGGCGATCCCCCACCTTATGCAGCACGGATAGCGGCAGGGCATTTCACCTATGGCAGCAAACCAGTACCGTATAAGCCTACGCCAATTGCTCCAAACTGGGAGATCTTACACCCCAGCTTGAGGCAGTTATTTGTCAAGTGTTTTGATGCAGGTCATTCTCAACCCCATCTCCGTCCCAACGCCCAAACCTGGCAAGCTGCCCTCAAAGAAGCAGAAAACGCTTTGACAACCTGTAGCGCCAACAATCAGCATCGCTACAGCGATCACCTGCAAAGCTGTCCTTGGTGCGAGCGGGCAGTAAAATTAGGCGGGCGCGACCCTTTTCCGTCCTTGGAGGCAGTCAGACAGAAAAAACACCTCCAACCTTTGCCGCCTAAGCGTACCCCGACCGTATATCGACAGTATCGAGCGCTCGATCGCTCCGCCGCTTATTATTCATCTGCCACGCTCAGCAAACACGCACCATTATTTTTAACACTGCCAAGAAGTCATAGAAGGCTGAGCCGCAGAAAGTTCAACCTGATGATGATGGGAACGTTTAGTCTAGGAGCTGTGAGCTTGATCCTGCTGATGCAGGTGTTAAGTGACGTGCAACTGCCTTTTGACAGTCGTTTTAGCGTTACCTCTATCCCCGAACCACCAAGTGACGGTAAAGTAGCAGCAAAAAGCGGCAATAATTTTGTTGCCTACTACAAGCAAGGCGATGCTTATTACAAAGTAGGAGACTATGAAGGGGCTATTGATAATTACGATCGCGCGATCAAGCTCAATCCCAAGGATGCTCAAGTCTATTTAAACCGAGGTAACGCCCTCTACGAAGTTGCCCAGCATAGCGGCGACCCCGACCGTACCTATCGCCGAGCGATTGAAGACTTCAATCGCACTCTGGGACTCAAACCCAACCAAGCCGAAGCCTATCTCAGTCGCGGCATGGTACGTTATGAAATTGCTCAGTATAGTAAAAATCCCGAAAAAGAATATCAGCAAGCCATTCAAGACTTCGATCGCTCTTTGCGGCTCAACCCCCGTGCTGCCAAAGCCCTGGTCAAACGTGGCATCGTTCACTACAAACTGGCACAGTATAAAGGGGACTTGAGTACGGGCTACAAAGCCGCAATTGGAGATTTTAACCGAGCGCTTAGTATTGACTCCCAAGAAGCAGAAGCCTATCTCAAGCGAGGAATTGTTCGCTACGAGCTAGCTCAATATAGCGGACAGAGCGATCGCGAAGCGGTAGAAGATTTACAAACAGCCGCCAAACTGTTTCTCAAACAAGGCAATATCGAAGAATATCAACTCGCTTTAGGTAATATTTGCGTTGCTCTAGATAAGAATTGCGATTCCTTCCTGAGAAACCCAGAAAAGTTTATTCTTTCTAACCCGCAATCTCTCCCTGGAGAGGGAAAGCCTAAATGA